The proteins below are encoded in one region of Apium graveolens cultivar Ventura chromosome 4, ASM990537v1, whole genome shotgun sequence:
- the LOC141718428 gene encoding uncharacterized protein LOC141718428, giving the protein MTEASLLSKQSLEDTLYLYLEVSEQAVSAILINEEQKLQKLVYCVSKLDFPTMNNEAEYEALIADLGLARAMRAENLKVYGDSRLVVAQVNKKFEAKDDTIVKYLRVVKGILTQFDEWYVKHIPREVNTTDDALSQFASSEIENYPRSIYFQLLKTPTIHVINLIAPVGVEICWIYPIKTQLETGWLPDDAQEARKLLVRALRHFLIEGLLYKRSFVSPYLKCLRLLKAEEALKEAHEGICGQHLGAERSPTR; this is encoded by the exons ATGACTGAAGCCTCGTTGTTGTCCAAACAAAGTCTGGAGGACACCCTTTATCTTTACCTAGAGGTATCTGAACAAGCCGTGAGTGCAATCCTCATAAATGAAGAACAGAAACTCCAGAAGCTTGTATACTGTGTAAGCAAG TTGGACTTCCCAACTATGaataatgaagcagaatatgaagcattGATAGCCGACTTAGGCTTAGCTAGAGCCATGAGGGCCGAAAACCTTAAGGTCTATGGAGACTCAAGACTTGTAGTTGCTCAAGTCAATAAAAAGTTTGAGGCCAAAGATGATACTATTGTCAAGTACCTGAGAGTCGTGAAGGGAATACTGactcagtttgatgaatggtacGTAAAACATATTCCGAGAGAGGTGAACACTACAGATGATGCCCTATCCCAGTTCGCCTCATCCGAAATTGAGAACTATCCGAGAAGTATCTACTTCCAGCTCCTGAAGACCCCTACTATACATGTCATAAATCTGATAGCACCAGTTGGTGTGGAAATTTGTTGGATATATCCGATCAAAACCCAACTTGAGACTGGATGGCTCCCCGATGATGCCCAAGAGGCACGCAAGCTGTTAGTGAGAGCATTGAGACATTTCTTGATTGAAGGCCTTCTCTACAAAAGGTCATTTGTTAGTCCATACCTGAAGTGCTTGAGACTTCTTAAAGCAGAGGAGGCCCTTAAAGAAGCCCATGAAGgaatttgtggacaacacttgggggcagagcGCTCGCCCACAAGATAA